The Flammeovirga pectinis genomic interval AAAATGATGAGTTAAGTGTAATCTATGATTATATAAAGGATTTTGGTGAAGACTTCTTTGATGAGTTAGAAATTCGTTACCATTCTAAAAAAGAGATATCTAAAAATGAAAACCTTGTATTACCTCATTCATGGAGTTTACAAATAGTCTTTATTTTTAAAGAAGCCATGACAAATATTGCGAAGTATGCAAAAGCAACACACGTATACTTATCTATTATTGAAGAGAAGGGAAATATTAAAATTGCAATAAAGGATAATGGTATAGGAATGAATAATACAGACTCTAAACATGGTAATGGTCTTAAAAATATGCATTCAAGAATAAAAAAATTAGCAAATGCAACCTTATCAATTGAGTCTAAAGAGAACGAGGGCACCTCAATTTCTGTCACTTTTAGTAGTAATTTTAATAACAATCTATAAAAACTACCCTTTGGGGTAGTACAAGATATACACTTCAATAGTAAATTTGAAGTAATGAATCGTTAAGCAGTACAAATCCTGACTATAACCCCTAAAACTTTAGAGTTGGGGAACTCATTCTTATTGTTGAAATTCAAAAAAGAGGTGCCACATATTGTTTCACCTCTTTTTTTTTATTTAAATTTAGTATGAAAAAGAAAATAATAATAGTTGAGGATAACTTAGATGTACAAGAAGCATTCAAACTCTTAATTGAAACAAAGGCTTCTGACTATACTGTAATCAACACCTATGACTCTTGTGAAGGAGCTATTGCCAACTTAGATACCGATAAACCTGATATTGTTCTAATGGATATTGATTTACCCGGAATGAATGGTATTGAAGGTACTAGGCATATCAGACAATCATTACCTAGAACTGATATATTAATTATTTCAGTTCACGAAAACAGTCAATATGTTTTTGATGCTCTTTGTGCTGGCGCTACAGGTTATATCACAAAGAATAGTAATCACACACAATTATTAAGAGCACTAGGCGAAGTTTCTGCAGGTGGAGCTCCAATGAGTACACATATTGCTAAGCTTGTAGTTAAATCTTTTAGAAGAGAAAGTGAATCTCCACTTACATCAAGAGAAACGGATGTTCTCAATTTATTGGCAGAAGGGAAAAGTTATATGGATATAGCAGATCAAATATCTGTTTCTAAGGATACTGTCAAATTTCACATTAAAAATATCTACTTAAAATTACAAGTTTCTAATAAAATTGAAGCGGTAACTAAAGCCAAAAGTGAAGGTTTTATTTAACCTCCAAAAAAAATGCATAAAAAAACGGTCTAGAATTAATTTTCTAGACCGTTTTTTAATTGAGTAGATACAAATTATTTTGCAGCGAACTCAGCTTTGATTGCTTCAACGTCAACTTTTTTGATTACTGGTTTAGCACTCAAACGTTGGATTGTTGTTACACGAGCTTTAGCGAAAGTCTTGTTTCTCTTGCTCTTTCTAATAAGTTTTGTATATCCCATGACTATATTTTATTAAATCAATTATCAAAGTATAGATCACATTCCTAGGAATATGAGCGTGCAAATTTAAGTGATATATCCTTATTGCTCAAGTCATTTAGAAAAATAAATGATAATTTTTTAAGAAAGTACTAAAAAACCTCCTTTAGACACCTAAAATGCACGTTTCTTTAAGTTAAAATAATTGTTATTGATAGTATTTTCCCAATACAATTGCACTTAAATTATTAAAAATGAAAATATGAATGCACAAACTCCCTTCAAACTAGAGACAAAACGCTTACTACTTCAAGAATTTTCTAAAACTTATACCAAAGGTTTTTTTGATTTAAACAAAGATTGGGATGTCATAAAGTATACATGTTTGGTATATGCTTCAGAAATCAATATTAATCAGATAATAGCTAGAGTAATGGAAGAAAAAGTTTGGAGACAATATCAATTAATTTTCAACTCTAAATAGTTATTTTGTAAATTCATTTTAAATCAGATTAAAAAGAAGAAATGGCCGGGAGCAAAAAGCAAAAATTTTATGTTGTATGGGAAGGAGGAAAACCCGGTATTTATACAACTTGGGCAGAATGTCAGAAACAGGTTCAAGGTACAAAAGGTGCCAAGTATAAATCTTTTGATTCTAAACTTGAAGCTCAAAAGGCATATAACAGTAATCCTAGTGCTTATATTTTTAAAAAGAAACCTGGTACGGTTATCAAAAAAAACATTGATCCTTCTATAGGTGAGCCGATCATGACAAATAGCGTTGCCGTAGATGCTGCCTGTAGTGGTGCTAGAGGACCGATGGAATATAGAGGGGTTTGGCTTCAGAACGGTAAACAACTATTTATACAGGGCCCTCATGAAGATGGTACTAATAATATTGGTGAGTTCTTAGGTATTGTACATGCACTTGCATTCTTAAAGCAGCATAAATATCATGATACAATAGTCTATACGGATAGTAGAACAGCCATGAAGTGGGTTCGTGATAAAAGATTAAAAACAACCTTAACGAAGAATCCTAAGAATAAAATAATTTTTGATTTAATAGATAGAGCTGTGAATTGGCTTGAAAGTAACTCTTACAAAAACCCAATTCTAAAGTGGGAAACAAAAGCTTGGGGAGAAATCCCTGCCGACTTTGGAAGAAAATAAAATATCAATTAAACAACCATGAAAAAAAACGAAAAATTAAGCAAAAACGGTAAATTAAAGAAAGAGTACTACGAAGAAGAACTAATTCGTATGCAAAATGAGCTTGTTAAAATGCAAGAATGGGTAAAGCATACAGGAATGAAAGTGGTTGTACTTTTTGAAGGACGTGATGCAGCAGGGAAAGGCGGTGTCATTAAACGAATAACAGAGCGCTTAAACCCTAGGGTAGCTAGAATTGTTGCTTTGGGTGTTCCTACAGAAAGAGAAAAGTCTCAGTGGTACTTTCAGCGTTATGTACCCCATTTACCAGCGGCTGGCGAAATTGTTCTTTTTGATAGAAGTTGGTATAACCGTACGGGGGTAGAAAAAGTAATGGGTTTTTGCACAGACGATCAATACGAAGAGTTTTTAAGAACCTGTCCCGAATTTGAAAAAATGCTTATTCGTTCAGGAATAATTCTTATTAAATATTGGTTTTCTGTTTCTGATGATGAGCAAGAAAAAAGATTTAAGGAAAGAATTAATTCTCCTATTAAAAGATGGAAGTTTAGTGAAATGGATTTAGAATCTAGATCAAAATGGGTAGAATATTCTAAAGCAAAAGATAATATGTTTGCTTATACAGATACTAAACAATCTCCATGGTATGTTGTAAAGGCAGATGATAAAAAGAAAGCACGTCTTAATTGTATATCACATTTCTTATCAAAAGTACCTTACGAAGAGATTAAATACAAAACCATAGATTTACCTAAAATAAGTAAAGAAGGTTATGTACGTCCTCCTTTAAGTGAGCAATCTTTTGTTCCTGATAAGTATTAGAACAAAAAAATAGCTGTTTAGTTTGTAAACTAAACAGCTATTTTTTTTCAGCCTTTTTACGACTCTTTTTAATTTTTTTATACTCCTTTTTAAACTTCTTTGCTTCTTCTTGTAGTTTCTTTCTACCAGCAGCATAAGTTAAAATTTTAGAATAATATTTATTAGCCTCTTCGTAATTTCCTTCTTTTTTTGCATCCTTAGCTAAGGCTGCTAAAGAATAATGATAATATCCAGAACCATAATCACCAATATCTTCAACAAAATCTACAGCCCTTCCATAATAATGATCAGCAGTTTTAGAATCTGCCATATAATCTCTGTAATAAGCACCTAAATAAAATGATGCATATCTACCGCTCATTTCCTCATAGCCTAGCATACCTTCATCTACCCTATCTAATAAAGATTTACTTACCTTAAAAAGTTGTGGATACCTTCCACTATAGTAGAGTAACCTAGCATAATATCTCTGGAAATAAGGGTTATTGGGGTACTTCTCGTACAAATATTCTGAAATTTGTAAAGCTCTAATCATTTTACCACCACTAGACGAATGTACCCTCATAAGGTAATACATTGCTTCTATTCTTGTATAAAATGCTTCTTTACCACACGTTTCTAATTGTTCTATTCCTAATTCTTTATCTCCACTATCAAACATCCACAATACCGTGCGGAGCATCTTATAATTTTCTTTCAGCCATTCAACATAATAATTGTATAACCCGTCTCCGTATAATAACTCTGGAGATAGGTCTGTTTTTGGCATCTGCTTTAACTTATCAAAATAACCTAAAGCCTTTTTTACAGAATAAGCTGCACGTGTCCAATTATGCCTTTCCCCATTTAAACGCCCCTCAAAAGCCCAAGATCCGGCTAAAATAAAAACAGCTTCTTGGTTTGTTTTATCTTCTTTATGCATTTTATCAGCATAATAAATAGCAGAATCCATATAAGAAAAAAACTCTTTATCGTAATCTGTCTTTTCTAAATTAGGAACAATTTTCCACCATTGGTTTAAGCCAAGTAAAAAATAAGGGAGGGGGTGTTCAGGGTAGTGATGTTTAAGCCAATTAAACTGGCCTTCTGCAACTTTGAACTCAAAATTATACATCGCGTCAATTCCTGAAGTAATTTCTAACTGAACTGTAAGGTTCGTCATCAACATATCAACATCTTCAATTTTTGGCAAAGCAGCTTGAGCACAAACAGAATTTACTTTAAAAAGAGATCCTAAAATGATGAAGTAGATTACAAAGAAGCTACGTTTATATAATTTAATATTGAGTACGTCTAGCATAAATTATTAGTCGTTCTTTCATAACGAACAACTCAAGATATATTCTATAAACAAATAACAGACAAAATAGCCTAACTAGTTTTGTAAAATTTAAGTTTTTTTACAATCTACATTACATCTTCCAACAGAATTGAGGTGTCTAGCATTTTTTTCACTAACTCTTCAATAAACTTTTCTGTTTTATCTAAGAACTCTAAATCAGTAAATTCTCCTAAAGGCTGATCCATTTTACATGACTTTAAACCATCGGTAATTTTTCTAAAAAAGTAGAATCCAGAAGCAACACCTTTAGATAAATCAATCTGAGGTAATCCTTCTTTTTGTAACAAAAAATTGGCTCTAGTTATTTTCTTCTGAAAATTTGCGTTGCCTTTATCAAAACCTGCAGAAGTAAGTAGGTAACGATAAATAATTAATTGTAATAACTTGCCTTTATGTTCATCTTCCAATAATTCCATCCAATTTTTACACGTCAAATCTGCAGATGTATAGCCTCCCGATTTATAATCGACAACTCTAAGTTTACCATCAACAACATCTATTCTATCTGCCATTCCAGATAATCTTACTCTTACTTTTTCACCATCTATTTCCACATCAAATTGATGGTCAACAAATTTCTCAAGACCAACAACAGTTATTGCTCCTGTTTCAGAAGCTTCGATCTCTTCAATCTGATTTCTAAAATAGCGTTGTAATAAATTCTCCGCTACTGCTTTTAAAAGAAGGTTTTGTCCTCTTACCATTTCAACATTTTCTTCTTTAGCTACATCTTTTATTAGCTTCGGTATAAATGTTTTATCGTTTAATGCTTTATCAAAATCTTTTTTACGGAGAACAAATGGAGTGTCTTCGTCTTTATCAGGCAGTCCAATCATTCTTCTAAGCCCCCACTCTAAAGCCAAGTGAATCAAATTACCAAAAGTTCGATTGTCTAAATCTTCTTCGATCTCGTCTTCATCTTTTAGGCCTATTACTTTTTCATCTATAAAAGTAAGCGGGTTTCTAATAAAAGAATTTACTGCAGACGGACTTACACCTCTTTTTAATCTGTTCTTTATTCTCTCTGCAAAAATTTCTGTTTTCTGAATTGATACAGGTTCTGACATTGTTTTATCTGCTTTAGATAACAACCAAACAGAAGAATCTAAATTAATTTTACAAGAAGGATCTTCACTTAATTCTTCTTTGACTTGCAAAAGCAATCTACTCATTTCACCAGCATCGCTTCCTGAGTTCGCATCCAAATAAGCAAATGTTAGATGATCTGCCCTATGGAATAACCTATAGAATGTATAAGCAAAAGCAGCATCATTGTCTAAATAAGTTGGTAGGCCAAATTGGGTTCTTGTATCAAATGGAATAATTGCTTCTACTGTCTTCTTGATTGGTAACTTTCCTTCGTTACAAGATAAAACAAGTACATTTTTAAAATCTAATGCCCTACTTTCCAACATACCCATAATTTGTAATGGAGCAATTGGAACACCCGTAAAAGGTACTGTAGCACCACGTAACAATTCTAATAAAAGCTGCTTGAATATATAAATTGATAACTGACCGTTGTCTTGTGCAAATTGAGGTAAAGTATCTTCGAGTCTCTTTAAAATTTTATAAAACTGAACTAATAATTCTCCCTCAAAAGAGTTCTCAATACCTTCAGAAGAAGAAATACCTAGTACATCGGGATTAGCTTTTAATACATCTGCTAAGGTCGTCACTAAATCGTTTAAACTCTTTAATGCGTTACGATAATCATTTGCCCAGAAGTAAAAAACAGCTGCATATATTGGATGTTGGTCTCCCCATTCTCTTAACTTTTCTAATGGAATCCAAACCATTTGCTGCTCTGTAATTTCATTTAGAATAGAAGTTGATATTTCTTCAAACTCTTTTATTGAATTTGTATATTGAAAATACGGATGACGCAGAATATTTTGAACATCTTTAAAATAAGCACACAATACTGCTTCATCGTTTTCTCTAATTCGTTCTTGTAATTGAAATATAACTCTCAGTAAATCAAAAAGAGGTGTTTTAGAAAATGACATACCCATAGTAATGTTTGTCAGTTCTGCTAAAGTAGAACCATCTTCAAAAGTTATTGAAGGTAGCGATCTTAATAGTGCAGGTAACAATGCTTCATCGGGTAATAAAATTGCCGTATGATTTAATGTTGTTTTAAACTCTTCTCTTTTCTGAGGAGTATCTAGTAAACCTGTTAACCACTCTCCTGCAAACTTTGCTTCTCCAACCGTATTACTTATTGCTTTTAGAGATACTGACTTATTATGTGTACTCCACCAGTCTTTCTGAAAGTCTACATGTTGAGCAGCAAATCCACTTACATATCTTCTTAAATAATGTCCTGCTTCATGGTGTAATTTAAAGTAACGCTTGTCAGCATCAAAGTATGACTGTGCTTTCCCTAAATCTGTCAAGGTCTGTACAATAGATTGTTCAACCCCCGACATTTGAGAGAAACCAGCAAAAATTACTTTCTCTACTCCAAGGTATTCTATTCGCTCTTCTAGCTTATCAAATGCCTCTCTAAAA includes:
- a CDS encoding response regulator transcription factor: MKKKIIIVEDNLDVQEAFKLLIETKASDYTVINTYDSCEGAIANLDTDKPDIVLMDIDLPGMNGIEGTRHIRQSLPRTDILIISVHENSQYVFDALCAGATGYITKNSNHTQLLRALGEVSAGGAPMSTHIAKLVVKSFRRESESPLTSRETDVLNLLAEGKSYMDIADQISVSKDTVKFHIKNIYLKLQVSNKIEAVTKAKSEGFI
- the ppk2 gene encoding polyphosphate kinase 2; this encodes MKKNEKLSKNGKLKKEYYEEELIRMQNELVKMQEWVKHTGMKVVVLFEGRDAAGKGGVIKRITERLNPRVARIVALGVPTEREKSQWYFQRYVPHLPAAGEIVLFDRSWYNRTGVEKVMGFCTDDQYEEFLRTCPEFEKMLIRSGIILIKYWFSVSDDEQEKRFKERINSPIKRWKFSEMDLESRSKWVEYSKAKDNMFAYTDTKQSPWYVVKADDKKKARLNCISHFLSKVPYEEIKYKTIDLPKISKEGYVRPPLSEQSFVPDKY
- a CDS encoding PD-(D/E)XK nuclease family protein → MSETYQIPFLETVAQKVYKEHKGDFTKIIIVLPSRRAGMYFKQYFGQVIDQITIAPAILSMEGFAERLSNLVKADSVTLLFELFKLYKKKDKSITIEKFAPLGKSLLREFNMIDNNLTADQADKMFDHLREAKAIEHWASSLGDDETIEKVKEELLSKKESMQDFLEFWENLSSTYFDFKKELKKQGLAYGGLAFREAFDKLEERIEYLGVEKVIFAGFSQMSGVEQSIVQTLTDLGKAQSYFDADKRYFKLHHEAGHYLRRYVSGFAAQHVDFQKDWWSTHNKSVSLKAISNTVGEAKFAGEWLTGLLDTPQKREEFKTTLNHTAILLPDEALLPALLRSLPSITFEDGSTLAELTNITMGMSFSKTPLFDLLRVIFQLQERIRENDEAVLCAYFKDVQNILRHPYFQYTNSIKEFEEISTSILNEITEQQMVWIPLEKLREWGDQHPIYAAVFYFWANDYRNALKSLNDLVTTLADVLKANPDVLGISSSEGIENSFEGELLVQFYKILKRLEDTLPQFAQDNGQLSIYIFKQLLLELLRGATVPFTGVPIAPLQIMGMLESRALDFKNVLVLSCNEGKLPIKKTVEAIIPFDTRTQFGLPTYLDNDAAFAYTFYRLFHRADHLTFAYLDANSGSDAGEMSRLLLQVKEELSEDPSCKINLDSSVWLLSKADKTMSEPVSIQKTEIFAERIKNRLKRGVSPSAVNSFIRNPLTFIDEKVIGLKDEDEIEEDLDNRTFGNLIHLALEWGLRRMIGLPDKDEDTPFVLRKKDFDKALNDKTFIPKLIKDVAKEENVEMVRGQNLLLKAVAENLLQRYFRNQIEEIEASETGAITVVGLEKFVDHQFDVEIDGEKVRVRLSGMADRIDVVDGKLRVVDYKSGGYTSADLTCKNWMELLEDEHKGKLLQLIIYRYLLTSAGFDKGNANFQKKITRANFLLQKEGLPQIDLSKGVASGFYFFRKITDGLKSCKMDQPLGEFTDLEFLDKTEKFIEELVKKMLDTSILLEDVM
- a CDS encoding tol-pal system protein YbgF, whose product is MLDVLNIKLYKRSFFVIYFIILGSLFKVNSVCAQAALPKIEDVDMLMTNLTVQLEITSGIDAMYNFEFKVAEGQFNWLKHHYPEHPLPYFLLGLNQWWKIVPNLEKTDYDKEFFSYMDSAIYYADKMHKEDKTNQEAVFILAGSWAFEGRLNGERHNWTRAAYSVKKALGYFDKLKQMPKTDLSPELLYGDGLYNYYVEWLKENYKMLRTVLWMFDSGDKELGIEQLETCGKEAFYTRIEAMYYLMRVHSSSGGKMIRALQISEYLYEKYPNNPYFQRYYARLLYYSGRYPQLFKVSKSLLDRVDEGMLGYEEMSGRYASFYLGAYYRDYMADSKTADHYYGRAVDFVEDIGDYGSGYYHYSLAALAKDAKKEGNYEEANKYYSKILTYAAGRKKLQEEAKKFKKEYKKIKKSRKKAEKK
- a CDS encoding ribonuclease H1 domain-containing protein, which codes for MAGSKKQKFYVVWEGGKPGIYTTWAECQKQVQGTKGAKYKSFDSKLEAQKAYNSNPSAYIFKKKPGTVIKKNIDPSIGEPIMTNSVAVDAACSGARGPMEYRGVWLQNGKQLFIQGPHEDGTNNIGEFLGIVHALAFLKQHKYHDTIVYTDSRTAMKWVRDKRLKTTLTKNPKNKIIFDLIDRAVNWLESNSYKNPILKWETKAWGEIPADFGRK